A window of the Proteus terrae subsp. cibarius genome harbors these coding sequences:
- the selA gene encoding L-seryl-tRNA(Sec) selenium transferase has translation MTNDTRSLYSQLPSIDKLLHQADIQALVASYGQTFIAEHLRKLQEEARIIIRQKNELPQWHNHWADELKNRITLQRKSSIKPVFNLTGTVLHTNLGRALMAESAIEAVSQVMRSPATLEYSLDGASRGHRDRAIADLLCELTGAEDACIVNNNAAAVLLMLATMAPNKEVVVSRGELVEIGGAFRIPDVMTQAGCTLKEVGTTNRTHLKDYRNAINENTGLLMKVHTSNYCIQGFTAEVHGDELAALGKEMNLPTAIDLGSGSMTNLAALGLPSEPMPQDYLQQGIDLVTFSGDKLLGGPQAGIILGKKEWIEAIQRHPLKRALRVDKMTLAALGATLRLYQQPEKMAVEIPTLRLLTRTQTEINDMAQRLLPHFQAYYGDNYHITISSCASQIGSGSLPIESLPSAALTFEAKDGKGSQLDALAAHWRNLEKPIIGRITDGRLWLDLRCLEDENALIQALLL, from the coding sequence ATGACAAATGATACGCGCTCACTTTATAGCCAACTGCCATCTATTGATAAGTTACTGCACCAAGCAGACATTCAAGCCCTTGTGGCTTCTTATGGACAGACATTTATTGCAGAGCATTTACGAAAGTTACAAGAAGAAGCGCGTATCATTATTCGTCAAAAAAACGAGTTACCACAATGGCACAACCATTGGGCTGATGAATTAAAAAATCGCATTACATTACAACGAAAATCTTCGATTAAACCTGTTTTCAATTTAACGGGTACCGTTTTACACACCAATCTAGGGCGTGCATTAATGGCAGAATCCGCCATTGAAGCCGTTAGCCAAGTTATGCGTTCACCAGCAACCTTAGAGTATTCTCTCGATGGTGCTTCAAGAGGACACCGTGATCGCGCTATCGCTGATTTGTTATGTGAATTAACAGGAGCAGAAGATGCCTGTATCGTAAATAACAATGCAGCGGCTGTTTTATTGATGCTTGCAACAATGGCTCCAAATAAAGAGGTTGTTGTTTCTCGCGGTGAATTAGTTGAGATAGGTGGTGCTTTTCGTATTCCTGATGTAATGACACAAGCAGGATGTACACTCAAAGAAGTCGGTACAACAAACCGAACTCACCTTAAAGATTATCGTAACGCCATTAATGAAAATACGGGTTTGCTAATGAAAGTTCATACTAGCAACTATTGTATTCAAGGCTTTACAGCTGAAGTACATGGCGATGAACTTGCTGCGCTTGGTAAAGAGATGAACTTACCAACCGCTATCGATTTAGGCAGTGGCTCAATGACTAATTTAGCTGCCTTAGGTTTACCTTCAGAGCCAATGCCACAAGATTATCTGCAACAAGGCATCGACCTTGTCACCTTCTCTGGCGATAAACTATTAGGTGGCCCACAAGCAGGGATAATCCTTGGTAAAAAAGAGTGGATTGAGGCTATTCAGCGCCATCCTTTAAAACGTGCATTACGTGTTGATAAAATGACATTAGCTGCTTTAGGCGCCACATTACGCCTTTATCAGCAACCTGAAAAAATGGCTGTTGAGATCCCGACATTACGTTTGTTAACTCGGACACAAACAGAAATTAATGATATGGCGCAACGGTTATTGCCTCATTTTCAGGCATATTATGGGGATAACTACCATATCACGATATCCTCATGTGCTTCTCAAATAGGCAGTGGTTCGTTACCTATTGAAAGTTTACCGAGTGCAGCACTTACCTTTGAAGCCAAAGATGGAAAAGGTAGCCAGTTAGAT
- the fdhE gene encoding formate dehydrogenase accessory protein FdhE has protein sequence MSIRIVPKEQLGKEQSEKGISFIPPVLFPNLKNLYQRRAERFQTLAKDNPFADYLEFAAEIVKAQEKALHDNPLVIDLAPLLAQQVGVAPLDRKTFKRSKHWHALLASIIAELRPVVPESATITLENLSKASETELEEMATALLNDEYSKVSADKSVFIWAALSLYWAQLAANIPGKAKTEYGENRQFCPVCNSMPVASMVQIGTTQGLRYLHCNLCETQWHVVRIKCTNCELTGKLNYWSLDSENAPVKAESCGDCGSYLKILYQEKDANVDAVADDLASIVLDAKMEEEGFARSSINPFLFPNE, from the coding sequence ATGAGTATTCGCATCGTTCCTAAAGAGCAATTAGGTAAAGAGCAATCAGAAAAAGGGATCAGTTTCATTCCACCCGTATTATTCCCTAATCTGAAAAACCTTTATCAACGTCGTGCTGAACGTTTTCAAACACTAGCAAAAGATAACCCTTTCGCAGACTACCTTGAATTTGCAGCAGAAATTGTCAAGGCTCAAGAAAAAGCACTTCATGACAATCCGCTTGTCATTGATCTTGCTCCACTCCTTGCACAACAAGTTGGCGTAGCGCCTTTAGATAGAAAAACATTTAAACGCAGTAAACATTGGCATGCTTTATTAGCCTCGATTATTGCTGAATTACGTCCAGTTGTGCCTGAAAGTGCCACTATCACTTTAGAAAACCTCTCTAAAGCTTCTGAAACTGAATTAGAAGAGATGGCAACAGCATTACTCAATGATGAATATTCAAAAGTCTCAGCAGATAAATCTGTCTTTATTTGGGCAGCACTATCTCTTTACTGGGCACAATTAGCAGCAAATATTCCGGGTAAAGCGAAAACAGAATACGGTGAAAATCGTCAATTCTGCCCAGTTTGTAACAGTATGCCAGTGGCAAGCATGGTACAAATCGGCACAACACAAGGTTTACGCTATTTACACTGTAATTTATGTGAAACACAGTGGCATGTCGTACGCATTAAGTGCACCAACTGTGAATTAACAGGCAAATTAAATTACTGGTCTTTAGACAGCGAAAATGCCCCAGTAAAAGCAGAAAGCTGTGGTGATTGTGGAAGCTATCTGAAAATTTTATATCAAGAAAAAGATGCCAATGTGGATGCTGTCGCTGATGATTTAGCGTCTATTGTCCTTGATGCAAAAATGGAAGAAGAAGGCTTTGCTCGTAGTAGCATTAATCCATTCCTGTTCCCAAATGAATAA
- the fdoI gene encoding formate dehydrogenase cytochrome b556 subunit yields MMKKKGDKILRHTASERINHWLVVIVFLFTAISGLGFFFPSLNWFMNILGTPELSRLLHPFVGSVMAFLFLFMFFRYLKHNFIDKDDLVWAKNIHKVLQNEEAGDIGHYNLGQKGIYWTLSISLILLTVSGVIIWRPYFAEYFSIPVIRIALLVHSLSAILLIITVFVHAYAAFWVKGSIRSMIEGWVTRGWAKKHHPRWYREILEEEKKEAEKQSEK; encoded by the coding sequence ATGATGAAGAAGAAAGGCGATAAAATTCTTCGCCACACCGCTTCTGAGCGTATTAACCATTGGTTAGTAGTGATTGTATTTCTGTTTACTGCTATCAGCGGATTGGGTTTCTTCTTCCCATCTCTGAACTGGTTCATGAATATTTTAGGTACACCAGAACTGTCGCGTTTGTTACACCCATTCGTGGGTAGCGTGATGGCGTTCCTCTTTCTCTTTATGTTCTTCAGATATCTGAAGCACAACTTTATTGATAAAGATGACTTAGTCTGGGCTAAAAACATTCATAAAGTACTGCAAAATGAAGAAGCTGGTGATATTGGCCACTACAACTTAGGTCAGAAGGGCATTTACTGGACATTAAGTATCAGCCTGATCTTACTAACAGTCAGTGGTGTTATTATTTGGCGTCCTTATTTCGCAGAGTATTTCTCGATCCCAGTGATCCGAATTGCCTTATTAGTTCACTCATTATCAGCAATCTTACTGATAATCACCGTATTTGTTCACGCTTATGCGGCATTCTGGGTGAAAGGTTCAATTCGTAGCATGATTGAAGGCTGGGTAACTCGTGGTTGGGCTAAAAAGCACCACCCTCGTTGGTATCGTGAAATTCTCGAAGAAGAGAAAAAAGAAGCCGAAAAGCAGTCAGAGAAATAA
- the fdxH gene encoding formate dehydrogenase subunit beta: protein MSLQSQDIIRRSATNSLTPAPKVRDYKEEVAKLIDVTTCIGCKACQVACSEWNDIRDKIGTNVGVYDNPTDLTAKSWTVMRFSEVEENGKLEWLIRKDGCMHCADPGCLKACPAEGAIIQYANGIVDFQSEHCIGCGYCIAGCPFDVPRINEEDNRAYKCTLCVDRVEVGQEPACVKTCPTGAIHFGSKEAMINLANERVSELQTRGYDNAGLYDPQGVGGTHVMYVLHHADKPNLYHGLPENPEISSTVKFWKGIWKPLAAVGFAATFAGAIFHYLGVGPNRTTEEDEEEALKEMEASSKTQTSVNKEEQK from the coding sequence ATGTCACTGCAATCCCAAGACATTATTCGTCGCTCTGCTACCAATTCCCTCACTCCCGCGCCTAAGGTGCGGGATTACAAGGAAGAAGTGGCAAAACTTATCGACGTAACAACCTGTATCGGCTGTAAAGCCTGTCAGGTTGCTTGTTCTGAATGGAACGATATTCGCGATAAAATTGGCACTAACGTCGGTGTTTACGATAACCCAACTGACCTAACCGCGAAATCATGGACAGTGATGCGTTTCTCTGAAGTTGAAGAGAATGGCAAACTGGAGTGGCTAATTCGTAAAGATGGTTGTATGCACTGTGCTGATCCAGGCTGTTTAAAAGCCTGTCCAGCAGAAGGCGCAATCATTCAATACGCTAATGGTATTGTTGATTTCCAATCAGAACATTGTATTGGTTGTGGTTATTGTATTGCAGGTTGTCCTTTCGATGTGCCTCGCATTAATGAAGAAGATAACCGTGCTTACAAATGTACGTTATGTGTTGACCGTGTCGAAGTCGGTCAAGAGCCTGCATGTGTGAAAACTTGCCCAACAGGCGCGATTCATTTTGGTTCGAAAGAAGCCATGATCAATCTTGCTAATGAGCGTGTTTCTGAACTGCAAACTCGTGGTTACGACAACGCTGGTCTTTACGATCCACAAGGTGTGGGTGGTACACACGTGATGTATGTTCTCCATCATGCTGACAAACCAAATCTGTACCACGGTTTACCAGAAAACCCAGAAATTAGCTCTACCGTTAAATTCTGGAAAGGTATTTGGAAACCATTGGCTGCCGTTGGTTTTGCCGCAACCTTCGCGGGTGCAATTTTCCACTATTTAGGTGTCGGTCCAAACCGTACAACTGAAGAAGATGAAGAAGAAGCGCTCAAAGAGATGGAAGCATCTTCTAAAACACAGACCTCTGTGAATAAGGAGGAGCAGAAATGA
- the fdnG gene encoding formate dehydrogenase-N subunit alpha produces the protein MQVSRRQFFKICAGGMAGTTAAALGFAPAVALAGSRQYKLLRARETRNTCTYCSVGCGLLMYSLGDGAKNAKETIFHIEGDSDHPVNRGALCPKGAGLVDFIHSEGRLKHPEYRAPGSDKWVKLSWEETFDRIARLIKKDRDANFQKFNKEGVEVNRWLTTGMLCASAASNETGFLTQKFSRALGMLAVDNQARVUHGPTVASLAPTFGRGAMTNHWVDMKNANLIVVMGGNAAEAHPVGFRWAMEAKIHNNAKLIVIDPRFTRTAAVADFYTPIRSGTDITFLSGVILYLLENKKYQKEYVEAYTNASLIVREDYHFEDGLFSGYDAEKRKYDKTTWNYEMDENGFAKRDTTLQHPRCVWNLLKQHVSRYTPDVVTQICGTPKDDFLKVCEYIAETAAKDKTASFLYALGWTQHTVGAQNIRTMAMIQLLLGNMGMAGGGVNALRGHSNIQGLTDLGLLSQSLPGYLTLPSEKQTSLETYLAANTPKATVPGQVNYWGNYPKFFVSMMKTFYGDNAQRDNDWGFSLLPKWDKPYDVLQYFDMMDRGEVNGYICQGFNPVASFPNKNKVVRSLSKLKFLITMDPLNTETSCFWQNHGEENDVKTADIQTEVFRLPTTCFAEEDGSIVNSGRWLQWHWKGGDAPGIAIPDAEILSGIFHRLRQLYREEGGAMPEQVLNMTWDYFDPDNPTSAEVAQESNGRALVDLKDADGNIILKKGQLLSSFAQLRDDGTTASGCWIFAGSWTEKGNQMANRDNSDPSGLGNTLGWAWAWPLNRRIIYNRASADPQGQPWDPKRKLIEWDGSKWTGIDVPDYSNAAPGSDVGPFIMQPEGMGRLFAIDKMAEGPFPEHYEPIETPLGTNPLHPNVVSNPAARVFKDDWKDMGKAEDFPYVGTTYRLTEHFHFWTKHARLNAIIQPQQFIEIGERLAAEKGIVQGDTVKVSSKRGYIKAKAVVTKRIRTLDVDGRKVDTIGIPIHWGFEGVAVKGFIANTLTPFVGDANTQTPEFKAFLVNVEKV, from the coding sequence ATGCAGGTCAGCAGAAGGCAGTTCTTTAAGATCTGTGCTGGCGGTATGGCAGGTACTACAGCGGCGGCGCTTGGTTTTGCACCAGCAGTTGCGCTAGCAGGTTCACGTCAGTATAAATTACTGAGAGCCCGCGAAACCCGCAATACCTGTACGTACTGTTCTGTCGGTTGTGGACTATTAATGTATAGTCTGGGCGATGGCGCGAAAAACGCAAAAGAAACGATATTCCATATTGAAGGTGACTCAGACCATCCAGTAAACCGTGGTGCATTATGCCCTAAAGGTGCTGGTCTTGTGGATTTCATCCACAGTGAAGGTCGTTTAAAACACCCTGAATACCGTGCACCCGGCTCGGATAAATGGGTAAAACTCTCATGGGAAGAAACGTTTGATCGTATTGCGCGCTTAATCAAAAAAGACCGCGATGCCAACTTCCAGAAATTCAATAAAGAAGGTGTAGAAGTCAACCGTTGGTTAACAACGGGTATGCTTTGCGCCTCCGCAGCAAGTAATGAAACTGGGTTTTTAACTCAGAAATTCTCAAGAGCTCTTGGGATGCTAGCTGTCGATAACCAAGCGCGTGTCTGACACGGACCAACGGTAGCAAGTCTTGCTCCAACATTTGGTCGCGGTGCGATGACCAACCACTGGGTTGATATGAAAAATGCCAACCTTATCGTCGTTATGGGCGGTAATGCGGCAGAAGCACACCCTGTGGGATTCCGCTGGGCGATGGAAGCTAAAATCCATAATAACGCCAAGCTAATTGTTATTGATCCTCGCTTCACCCGTACTGCGGCTGTGGCGGATTTCTATACGCCTATCCGTTCTGGTACTGATATTACGTTCTTATCGGGCGTTATCTTATATCTGCTCGAAAATAAGAAATATCAAAAAGAATACGTTGAGGCTTATACCAATGCTAGCTTGATTGTCCGTGAAGACTATCATTTTGAGGATGGTTTATTCAGCGGATATGATGCAGAAAAACGTAAATACGATAAAACCACTTGGAACTACGAGATGGATGAAAATGGTTTCGCAAAACGCGATACCACATTACAACATCCTCGTTGTGTCTGGAATCTGTTAAAACAACACGTTAGCCGTTATACGCCTGATGTGGTTACTCAGATTTGTGGTACACCAAAAGATGATTTCTTAAAAGTCTGTGAATATATTGCTGAAACTGCGGCGAAAGATAAAACAGCTTCTTTCCTGTATGCATTAGGCTGGACTCAACATACCGTTGGTGCCCAAAACATTCGTACCATGGCGATGATCCAATTACTGTTAGGTAATATGGGTATGGCGGGTGGCGGTGTTAACGCACTACGTGGTCACTCCAATATTCAAGGCTTAACTGACCTCGGTCTATTATCTCAAAGTTTACCAGGCTATCTAACGTTGCCTTCTGAAAAGCAGACTTCATTAGAAACCTACTTAGCTGCGAATACGCCAAAAGCGACAGTACCAGGACAAGTTAACTACTGGGGCAATTATCCTAAATTCTTCGTCAGTATGATGAAGACATTCTATGGCGATAATGCTCAACGTGATAATGATTGGGGCTTCTCACTGTTACCTAAGTGGGACAAACCTTACGATGTTCTACAATACTTCGACATGATGGATAGAGGTGAAGTCAACGGCTATATCTGCCAAGGCTTTAACCCAGTTGCATCATTCCCGAATAAGAACAAAGTTGTTCGTTCATTATCAAAACTGAAATTCCTTATCACAATGGATCCGCTAAACACTGAAACTTCATGTTTCTGGCAGAACCACGGTGAAGAGAACGACGTTAAAACAGCAGATATCCAGACAGAAGTCTTCCGTCTGCCAACAACCTGTTTCGCAGAAGAAGACGGTTCTATCGTTAACTCTGGTCGCTGGTTACAGTGGCACTGGAAAGGTGGTGATGCCCCTGGTATTGCTATCCCTGATGCTGAGATTTTATCAGGTATTTTCCATCGTTTACGCCAACTCTATAGAGAAGAAGGCGGCGCGATGCCAGAGCAGGTGTTGAATATGACTTGGGATTACTTTGATCCTGATAATCCAACATCGGCAGAAGTGGCACAAGAAAGTAATGGTAGAGCATTAGTCGATTTAAAAGACGCTGATGGCAATATCATTCTGAAAAAAGGTCAACTGCTTAGCTCGTTCGCTCAGTTACGTGATGATGGTACAACAGCAAGTGGCTGTTGGATCTTCGCTGGTAGCTGGACAGAGAAAGGCAACCAAATGGCTAACCGTGATAACTCCGATCCATCAGGATTGGGTAATACATTAGGTTGGGCATGGGCATGGCCTCTTAACCGTCGCATTATTTATAACCGCGCATCGGCAGACCCACAAGGTCAACCATGGGATCCTAAACGTAAATTAATCGAATGGGATGGCAGCAAATGGACAGGTATTGATGTACCTGACTATAGCAACGCTGCACCGGGTTCTGATGTTGGTCCATTTATTATGCAGCCGGAAGGTATGGGACGTCTGTTTGCTATCGATAAAATGGCAGAAGGCCCATTCCCTGAACACTATGAGCCAATTGAAACACCATTGGGTACTAACCCGCTGCATCCAAATGTAGTTTCAAACCCAGCAGCGCGTGTCTTTAAAGATGACTGGAAAGATATGGGTAAAGCAGAAGATTTCCCATATGTCGGTACAACTTATCGTCTGACAGAACATTTCCACTTCTGGACTAAACACGCGCGCTTAAATGCGATTATTCAGCCACAACAATTTATTGAAATTGGTGAGCGTTTAGCCGCAGAAAAAGGCATTGTTCAAGGCGATACCGTTAAAGTCAGCTCAAAACGTGGTTATATCAAAGCGAAAGCGGTGGTCACTAAACGTATTAGAACCCTTGATGTTGATGGACGCAAAGTGGATACCATTGGTATTCCTATTCACTGGGGCTTTGAAGGTGTTGCAGTGAAAGGCTTTATTGCGAATACATTAACGCCATTCGTTGGTGATGCGAATACACAAACGCCTGAGTTTAAAGCGTTCCTTGTTAATGTGGAAAAGGTGTAA
- the fdhD gene encoding formate dehydrogenase accessory sulfurtransferase FdhD, giving the protein MDETKSTKLLTKRVIVGVDQTIVQHKGSLSRQEDDYIALEVPVALVYNGISHVVMMASPKNLELFAVGFSLSEGIIESSNEIRSIEIVESCNGGIEVQVELSSRRFMGLKERRRNMTGRTGCGICGTEQLEEIFRPITPLPFTQTFSLSNLDKALEQMTTVQEIGELTGCTHAAVWLSPEGEMQGGCEDVGRHVALDKLLGMKAQEKWNEGAVLVSSRASYEMVQKAAMCGAEILFAVSAATSLAVEVANKYNVTLVGFCRRGRATVFTHPQRLID; this is encoded by the coding sequence ATGGATGAAACAAAATCGACAAAATTGTTAACTAAACGTGTAATCGTTGGCGTAGATCAAACAATTGTGCAACACAAAGGATCGCTTAGCAGACAAGAAGACGATTATATTGCACTCGAAGTTCCTGTTGCATTAGTGTACAACGGAATTTCTCACGTTGTTATGATGGCTAGCCCTAAAAATTTAGAGTTGTTTGCTGTCGGATTTTCTTTATCCGAAGGCATTATAGAATCTTCTAATGAAATTCGCAGTATCGAAATTGTGGAAAGTTGTAACGGAGGCATTGAAGTTCAAGTTGAATTATCAAGCCGACGTTTTATGGGATTAAAAGAACGTCGCCGCAATATGACTGGCCGTACTGGCTGTGGTATTTGTGGAACTGAACAACTGGAAGAGATTTTCCGTCCTATTACGCCGTTACCTTTTACACAAACGTTTTCACTTTCAAACCTTGATAAAGCGTTAGAGCAGATGACAACCGTTCAAGAAATTGGAGAGCTAACGGGGTGTACTCATGCCGCTGTTTGGTTGTCGCCAGAAGGTGAAATGCAAGGGGGATGTGAAGATGTTGGTCGTCATGTTGCACTTGATAAGCTTTTAGGTATGAAAGCACAAGAAAAATGGAATGAAGGTGCGGTATTAGTCTCTAGTCGAGCCAGTTATGAAATGGTGCAAAAAGCTGCTATGTGTGGCGCAGAAATTTTATTCGCTGTTTCTGCGGCAACCTCTTTAGCTGTTGAAGTGGCTAATAAATACAATGTGACGCTGGTGGGTTTTTGTCGTCGCGGAAGAGCAACAGTGTTTACTCATCCACAACGACTGATTGACTAA
- a CDS encoding N-acetyltransferase, with protein MKNIVITHFQSRTDLLEKAEKMIAAHWPAFMMGTSVNESYWDRLYASPFSDYQFLAVLKENDQEEVVGVINAVALPWEHNSFDALPDNGWDCVFELGMQADEKQLPCQLISALSVTVDNRYRGQGIPQLLINALKVYARKQGYLGVVVPVRPTLKHRYPLHSFEEYCQWQNHNNEPFDPWIRTHWRLGAKVIKIAPQSMKIEAPIETWEQWTSLQFPTNGDYAIPMGLAPVSIDIQHQFGTYLEPNLWMFHDIN; from the coding sequence ATGAAGAATATCGTAATTACACATTTTCAGTCCCGTACTGATTTACTCGAAAAAGCAGAAAAAATGATAGCAGCTCATTGGCCTGCTTTTATGATGGGAACATCGGTTAATGAAAGCTATTGGGATCGCTTATATGCATCTCCTTTTTCTGATTATCAATTTCTCGCAGTATTAAAAGAAAACGATCAAGAAGAAGTCGTTGGTGTAATAAACGCTGTCGCTTTACCTTGGGAACACAACAGTTTTGATGCACTTCCTGATAATGGCTGGGATTGTGTATTTGAATTAGGTATGCAAGCAGATGAAAAACAGCTCCCATGCCAACTTATTTCAGCATTATCTGTAACCGTTGATAACCGCTATCGTGGCCAAGGTATTCCCCAGCTTTTAATTAATGCATTAAAAGTATACGCAAGAAAACAAGGTTATCTTGGTGTTGTGGTTCCCGTTCGCCCCACATTAAAACACCGCTATCCACTGCACTCTTTTGAAGAATATTGCCAATGGCAGAATCATAATAATGAACCTTTTGATCCTTGGATACGGACACACTGGCGATTAGGTGCAAAGGTTATCAAAATAGCCCCACAGTCTATGAAAATCGAAGCCCCGATAGAAACGTGGGAACAATGGACGTCGCTACAATTTCCAACAAATGGTGATTATGCCATTCCTATGGGGCTTGCGCCGGTGAGTATTGATATTCAACACCAATTTGGCACTTATCTTGAACCCAACCTTTGGATGTTCCACGATATTAATTAG
- a CDS encoding ATP-grasp fold amidoligase family protein, producing MKIIEYYFKQFRTLALPDRVYLKNKFIRNLGYQPNFKIPTSLNEKINARMLFDRNPIYTRLADKIKVRDYVIEKIGPHYLVPIINTYSHPDEIDITQLPSRFVLKCNHDSGSTIICLDKTTFDFEKAKKKLQFHLKRNLYPVTREWHYKNIKAQILCEEYIDLFDTQKPMIPTTCRLHCFNGQPLYAEIDISDTKGNEYINVYDTNWQLQPITLEDPNTPEHVEKPAQFENMLQLAAKMASDFNYCRVDFLMSENRLIFSEMTFTPNAGRIPIKPKEWDYKLGALWS from the coding sequence ATGAAAATCATAGAATATTATTTCAAACAGTTTCGAACTCTCGCATTGCCTGATCGTGTGTATTTAAAGAACAAGTTTATACGTAACTTAGGTTATCAGCCTAACTTTAAAATACCGACATCACTTAATGAAAAAATTAATGCTCGTATGCTATTCGATAGAAATCCAATTTATACGCGCTTAGCTGATAAAATCAAAGTCAGAGATTATGTGATAGAAAAGATTGGCCCACACTATCTTGTTCCTATCATTAACACCTATTCTCATCCTGATGAAATCGATATTACTCAACTTCCTTCACGTTTTGTACTCAAATGTAATCATGACAGTGGTAGTACAATCATCTGCCTTGATAAAACCACTTTTGATTTTGAAAAAGCAAAGAAAAAGCTTCAGTTTCATTTAAAACGTAATCTCTATCCTGTCACGCGCGAATGGCATTATAAAAATATCAAGGCTCAAATTCTCTGCGAAGAATATATTGATTTATTTGATACACAAAAGCCAATGATACCAACAACTTGTCGTCTTCACTGTTTTAATGGTCAGCCTCTTTATGCTGAAATTGATATTTCTGACACCAAAGGGAATGAGTATATTAATGTGTATGATACAAATTGGCAGTTACAACCTATCACATTAGAAGATCCCAACACTCCAGAACATGTTGAAAAACCAGCTCAATTTGAAAATATGTTGCAATTAGCCGCTAAAATGGCAAGTGACTTTAATTATTGCCGAGTTGATTTTTTAATGTCTGAAAATAGGCTTATCTTTAGCGAAATGACTTTTACTCCAAATGCAGGACGTATCCCCATCAAACCTAAAGAGTGGGATTACAAATTAGGTGCATTGTGGTCATAA
- the umoA gene encoding UmoA family flagellar biogenesis regulator, with protein MSAKSLFIILSLLGLSVSCLAGDGLVDRTWPASGLDTQSYRQALRQPTASSRYTLFNITPDMPVPGGASHSDPQGIRYIAMKYGPYGQPEHYKTYQIMFSHYSNSSTKKIRYLGELYTVVGDIYLIDPFATTNEWQRGRSQIVEEYYEILDAHGNRTGKGLRFNNWDKPIHITKWSSN; from the coding sequence ATGTCTGCTAAGTCCCTATTTATAATTCTTTCATTGTTAGGATTATCTGTTTCCTGTTTAGCGGGAGATGGCTTAGTGGATAGAACATGGCCAGCTTCTGGATTAGATACACAAAGCTATCGGCAAGCATTAAGACAGCCAACGGCAAGTTCTCGATATACTCTTTTTAATATCACACCAGATATGCCCGTTCCGGGTGGTGCAAGCCATTCTGATCCTCAAGGCATTCGCTATATTGCAATGAAATATGGTCCTTATGGTCAACCGGAACACTACAAAACCTACCAAATTATGTTTTCTCACTATTCAAATAGTAGTACGAAGAAAATTCGCTATTTAGGTGAACTATATACCGTTGTCGGCGATATCTATTTGATTGATCCTTTTGCAACAACCAATGAATGGCAACGTGGCCGTAGCCAAATCGTCGAAGAGTATTATGAGATATTAGATGCTCACGGAAATAGAACAGGCAAAGGATTACGCTTTAATAATTGGGATAAACCAATTCATATAACTAAATGGTCATCAAATTAA